A portion of the bacterium genome contains these proteins:
- a CDS encoding 4Fe-4S binding protein, which yields MSEKNKLSLVSTIRERCRVCYTCVRECPAKAIRISSGQAEVIDARCIGCGNCVRVCSQGAKRVLDSVDDVRALLAGPEPVAACLAPSFPAEFTEMTTDQLVGMVRRLGFDSVHEVGFGADLVAARYRELLDEHPDRRYIATTCPAITSYVERFHPDLVSHLAPVVSPMIATARALRQLRGEALRVVFVGPCLAKKEEAVADQVVGEIDGVLTFAELRRMLAEAAIDPDRVEAGDFDPPHAGAGTLFPLSRGMLVAAKIEDDLVSGQIVAAGGRSEFQDVIKEFDSADLDVRLLEVLCCSGCVMGPGMTTEAPAWGRRQRISQYARHALAREDGGRREADLRAVAGLDLGRGYAADDQRLVAPSRPNCRRSSPGWASATRATSSTAAPAATTPAGSTLSPSTTASPRTRCACPTRSRNCAAPSRNWPSRTSSWPAPRRRWCTARSWPRWASWPPASPTR from the coding sequence ATGAGCGAGAAGAACAAGCTCTCGCTGGTCTCGACGATCCGCGAGCGCTGCCGCGTCTGCTACACGTGTGTGCGCGAATGCCCCGCCAAGGCCATCCGCATCAGCAGCGGCCAGGCCGAGGTGATCGACGCCCGCTGCATCGGCTGCGGGAACTGCGTGCGCGTGTGCTCGCAGGGCGCCAAGCGCGTGCTCGACTCGGTGGACGACGTGCGCGCCCTGCTGGCCGGGCCCGAGCCGGTGGCGGCCTGCCTGGCGCCCAGCTTCCCGGCCGAGTTCACCGAGATGACCACCGACCAGCTGGTGGGCATGGTGCGCAGGCTTGGGTTCGATTCGGTGCACGAGGTGGGCTTCGGCGCCGACCTGGTCGCGGCCCGTTACCGGGAACTGCTCGACGAGCATCCCGACCGCCGCTACATCGCCACCACCTGCCCGGCCATCACCAGCTACGTGGAGCGGTTCCACCCTGACCTGGTCTCGCACCTGGCGCCGGTGGTCTCGCCGATGATCGCCACGGCGCGCGCCCTGCGGCAGCTGCGCGGCGAGGCCCTGCGCGTGGTCTTCGTGGGTCCGTGCCTGGCCAAGAAGGAAGAGGCGGTGGCCGACCAGGTGGTGGGCGAGATCGACGGCGTGCTCACGTTCGCCGAGCTGCGCCGCATGCTGGCCGAGGCGGCGATCGACCCCGACCGCGTGGAGGCGGGCGATTTCGACCCGCCGCATGCGGGCGCCGGCACGCTGTTCCCCCTTTCGCGGGGCATGCTGGTGGCGGCGAAGATCGAGGACGACCTGGTCTCGGGCCAGATCGTGGCGGCCGGCGGCCGCAGCGAGTTCCAGGACGTGATCAAGGAGTTCGACTCGGCCGACCTCGACGTGCGCCTGCTGGAAGTGCTCTGCTGCTCCGGTTGCGTGATGGGCCCGGGCATGACCACCGAGGCGCCGGCCTGGGGCCGCCGGCAGCGCATCTCGCAGTATGCGCGCCACGCCCTGGCCCGCGAGGACGGCGGGCGCCGCGAGGCCGACCTGCGCGCCGTTGCCGGGCTCGACCTGGGGCGCGGCTACGCCGCCGACGACCAGCGCCTGGTGGCGCCTTCGAGGCCGAACTGCAGGAGATCCTCACCTGGATGGGCAAGCGCAACCCGGGCGACGAGCTCAACTGCGGCGCCTGCGGCTACGACACCTGCCGGGAGCACGCTGTCGCCATCCACGACGGCCTCGCCGAGAACGAGATGTGCCTGCCCTACACGATCGAGGAACTGCGCCGCACCGTCGAGGAACTGGCCGTCTCGCACGTCCAGCTGGCCAGCGCCCAGGAGGCGCTGGTGCACAGCGAGAAGCTGGCCTCGATGGGCCAGCTGGCCGCCGGCATCGCCCACGAGGTGA
- a CDS encoding redox-sensing transcriptional repressor Rex, which yields MKRKQPTDLMAPLATPEMRATPGLSEKQIARLSVYRRLLQDRPAGSRNEIYSHDLAAVSRNTAAQVRRDLMTIGFTGSPARGYGVEQLIEAIGRTLDAPEGQSAALCGVGNLGRALLDYFTIWRPQLRIVAAFDTDPEKVGRVIHRCRVWPLAELEQVVREQKITVGVITVPAASAQRVAESMLGAGVRGILNFAPTPLHLPADAYVEEMDITTSMEKVAYFARTLAAVAPTEKP from the coding sequence ATGAAGCGGAAGCAACCGACCGACCTGATGGCGCCGCTGGCGACGCCGGAAATGCGCGCCACGCCGGGACTCTCGGAGAAGCAGATCGCGCGGCTGAGCGTGTATCGGCGACTGCTGCAGGATCGGCCCGCGGGATCGCGCAACGAGATCTACTCGCACGACCTGGCGGCGGTCTCGCGCAACACGGCGGCGCAGGTCAGGCGCGACCTGATGACGATCGGCTTCACGGGAAGTCCGGCGCGCGGCTACGGCGTGGAGCAGTTGATCGAGGCGATCGGGCGCACGCTCGACGCGCCGGAGGGGCAGAGCGCCGCGCTGTGCGGGGTGGGCAACCTGGGGCGCGCGCTGCTCGACTACTTCACGATCTGGCGGCCGCAGCTGCGGATCGTCGCGGCGTTCGACACCGATCCCGAGAAGGTGGGACGCGTGATCCATCGTTGCCGCGTGTGGCCGCTGGCCGAGCTGGAGCAGGTGGTGCGCGAGCAGAAGATCACCGTGGGCGTCATCACGGTGCCGGCCGCCTCGGCGCAGAGGGTGGCCGAGTCGATGCTGGGGGCGGGGGTGCGCGGCATCCTCAACTTCGCGCCGACGCCGCTGCACCTGCCGGCCGACGCCTATGTCGAAGAGATGGACATCACCACGTCGATGGAGAAGGTCGCCTACTTCGCGCGGACGCTGGCGGCGGTCGCGCCGACGGAGAAGCCATGA
- a CDS encoding HNH endonuclease, producing the protein MATAVLPSYTPDQPAATVDAALRQALAACDRARECAVLWFAEVQRRELFRLLGHPSLELYAVHELGFSRNRYWQFKRLADDLDRLPELREAVEGGELGWTKAQQVARVAGETTQAAWVAKAKVTGRRELEREVLAVRRRRLRGSSAQAGQLELGAAVAPAQLLADGHVAALDSTPAEDPPTTITLRADGLQLARFEALVESARKRGLVPRAADRMDLVLAALESLVEGPAEAAAKPGTRGPAARIVIHQCPDCGRAAAVTARGERTLAPAQVTASGCDARVEQAGKRNRATIPSKVRSAVLARDRHRCATPGCGAAHFLEVHHVIPRGQGGSNRADNLVTLCSRCHRFAHEQFAPAQVAAAPSIPPRA; encoded by the coding sequence ATGGCCACCGCCGTGCTCCCCTCCTATACCCCAGACCAGCCCGCCGCCACCGTCGATGCCGCCCTGCGCCAGGCCCTGGCCGCCTGCGACCGGGCCCGCGAATGTGCCGTCCTCTGGTTCGCCGAGGTGCAGCGGCGCGAACTCTTCCGCCTCCTGGGCCACCCTTCGCTGGAACTGTATGCCGTCCACGAACTGGGCTTCAGCCGCAACCGCTATTGGCAGTTCAAGCGCCTGGCCGATGACCTCGACCGGTTGCCCGAGCTGCGTGAAGCCGTCGAGGGCGGCGAACTCGGCTGGACCAAGGCCCAGCAGGTGGCCCGCGTGGCCGGCGAGACCACGCAGGCGGCGTGGGTCGCAAAGGCGAAGGTGACGGGCCGGCGCGAGCTTGAACGTGAGGTGCTTGCGGTGCGGCGGCGGCGGCTGAGGGGTAGCTCCGCGCAAGCGGGCCAGCTGGAGCTGGGCGCGGCAGTTGCGCCGGCGCAACTGCTGGCCGATGGACACGTCGCGGCGCTCGACTCCACTCCGGCCGAAGACCCTCCCACCACCATCACCCTGCGCGCCGACGGCCTGCAGCTGGCGCGGTTCGAGGCGCTCGTCGAAAGCGCGCGCAAGCGCGGTCTCGTGCCGCGCGCGGCCGACCGCATGGATCTGGTGCTCGCCGCGCTGGAATCACTGGTCGAGGGCCCGGCCGAAGCCGCAGCGAAGCCAGGCACGAGAGGCCCCGCTGCCCGCATCGTCATCCACCAGTGCCCGGACTGCGGGCGGGCTGCAGCCGTGACAGCGCGCGGTGAGCGAACACTTGCGCCGGCGCAAGTCACGGCCTCCGGATGCGACGCGCGGGTAGAGCAGGCAGGCAAGCGCAATCGCGCCACGATTCCGTCAAAGGTGAGGAGCGCCGTGCTCGCGCGCGATCGGCATCGCTGCGCCACGCCCGGGTGCGGGGCGGCGCATTTCCTGGAAGTTCATCATGTGATTCCACGCGGGCAGGGCGGGTCGAATCGGGCGGATAACCTGGTCACGCTGTGCTCGCGGTGCCATCGGTTCGCGCATGAGCAGTTTGCGCCGGCGCAAGTCGCGGCCGCCCCATCTATTCCACCCAGGGCCTGA
- a CDS encoding response regulator, with amino-acid sequence MNGSRPMVLVVDDDPDFRQQLRMQLEAAGYDVTTAEGETAADALLETMKPDLAILDLMMERADGGFALSYRIKRRYPDVPVLMVTGVQHETGLDFTTDTPAERAWIKADAVLGKPVRFEQLKRELSRLLPRE; translated from the coding sequence ATGAACGGTTCCAGGCCCATGGTGCTCGTCGTGGACGACGACCCCGACTTCCGCCAGCAACTGCGGATGCAGCTGGAGGCGGCCGGCTACGACGTGACCACGGCTGAAGGCGAAACGGCGGCCGATGCGCTTCTGGAGACGATGAAGCCCGACCTGGCCATCCTCGACCTGATGATGGAACGCGCCGACGGCGGCTTCGCACTGAGCTATCGCATCAAGAGGCGCTATCCGGACGTGCCCGTGCTGATGGTGACGGGCGTCCAGCACGAGACCGGGCTCGATTTCACCACCGACACCCCCGCCGAGCGCGCCTGGATCAAGGCCGACGCGGTGCTGGGCAAGCCGGTGCGGTTCGAACAGTTGAAGCGCGAGTTGTCCCGGCTGCTGCCGCGGGAGTGA
- a CDS encoding (2Fe-2S)-binding protein: MPTISINEREVTALDGETVLEACERHGVRIPTLCHLKHLTPTGACRLCAVEVEGQRALVPSCAYPVAEGMKVRTHSARAVEARRVIVELLLANHPDDCLYCVRNTDCQLRGLAAELGVQGRRFFGKSLAYKMDASSPAIVRDPAKCILCGKCVRVCEEVEGVGCIDFIGRGSATTVGPALDQGLNVSSCINCGQCIMVCPTGALSEHSNLPPVLAALGAPGLTVVVQHAPAVALTLGEEFGLKPGADVAGLLNAALRRLGFARVYETAFTADLTVMEEASELVQRIRGGGTLPMMTSCSPGWIKYVEQFHPEFIPNLSTCKSPQMMLGALVKSPLSAAAGLDPEKVFSVSVMPCVAKKFEAARPELHTDGVPDVDAVLTTRELVTLLRQRGLDLARLEPEPADDPFGARSTAGRLFAGSGGVMESAVRTAHWLLTGRDLAELRVQAVRSGEGVRECRVKIDGLEIGAAVVSGLKQAKELLAQLSAGRSDLHFIEVMTCPGGCLNGGGQVRAVTPDAVRARQQALYALDREGGLRTAHANESIRRLYDEYLGAPLGELSHRYLHTHYAPREVVR, encoded by the coding sequence ATGCCGACGATCAGCATCAACGAGCGCGAAGTGACGGCCCTGGACGGCGAGACGGTGCTCGAGGCCTGCGAGCGACACGGAGTCCGCATCCCCACCCTCTGCCACCTCAAGCACCTGACGCCCACCGGCGCCTGCCGCCTGTGCGCGGTCGAGGTGGAGGGGCAGCGGGCCCTGGTGCCCAGCTGCGCGTATCCCGTGGCCGAGGGCATGAAGGTGCGCACGCATTCGGCGCGGGCGGTCGAGGCGCGGCGCGTCATCGTCGAGCTGCTGCTGGCCAACCACCCGGACGACTGCCTCTACTGCGTGCGCAACACCGACTGCCAGCTGCGCGGTCTGGCCGCGGAGCTGGGTGTGCAGGGCCGGCGCTTCTTCGGCAAGTCGCTGGCCTACAAGATGGACGCCAGCAGCCCCGCCATCGTGCGCGACCCGGCCAAGTGCATCCTCTGCGGCAAGTGCGTGCGGGTGTGCGAGGAAGTGGAGGGCGTCGGCTGCATCGACTTCATCGGCCGCGGCAGCGCCACCACGGTGGGGCCGGCCCTGGACCAGGGCCTGAACGTCTCCAGCTGTATCAACTGCGGGCAGTGCATCATGGTCTGCCCGACCGGCGCGCTGAGCGAACACTCGAACCTGCCGCCCGTGCTGGCGGCGCTGGGCGCCCCCGGGCTGACCGTGGTGGTGCAGCATGCGCCGGCCGTGGCGCTGACCCTGGGCGAGGAGTTCGGCCTGAAGCCGGGCGCCGACGTGGCCGGGCTGCTCAACGCCGCGCTGCGTCGCCTGGGCTTCGCGCGCGTCTACGAGACGGCCTTCACGGCCGACCTGACGGTGATGGAAGAGGCCTCGGAGCTGGTGCAGCGCATCCGGGGCGGCGGCACGCTGCCCATGATGACGAGCTGCTCGCCGGGCTGGATCAAGTACGTGGAGCAGTTCCATCCCGAGTTCATCCCCAACCTCTCCACCTGCAAGAGCCCGCAGATGATGCTGGGCGCCCTGGTCAAGAGTCCCCTGTCGGCCGCCGCGGGCCTGGACCCGGAGAAGGTGTTCAGCGTCTCGGTGATGCCGTGCGTGGCCAAGAAGTTCGAGGCCGCGCGGCCCGAACTGCACACCGACGGCGTGCCCGACGTGGACGCCGTGCTGACCACGCGCGAACTGGTGACCCTGCTGCGGCAGCGCGGCCTGGACCTGGCGCGCCTGGAGCCCGAGCCGGCCGATGACCCGTTCGGCGCGCGCAGCACCGCAGGGCGCCTGTTTGCCGGCAGCGGCGGCGTCATGGAGTCGGCCGTGCGCACCGCGCACTGGCTGTTGACGGGCCGCGACCTGGCCGAACTGCGCGTGCAGGCGGTGCGCAGCGGCGAGGGCGTGCGCGAGTGCCGCGTGAAGATCGACGGGCTGGAGATCGGCGCGGCCGTGGTCAGCGGCCTGAAGCAGGCCAAGGAACTGCTGGCGCAGCTGAGCGCCGGCCGCAGCGACCTGCATTTCATCGAGGTCATGACCTGCCCGGGCGGCTGCCTGAACGGCGGCGGCCAGGTGCGCGCGGTGACGCCCGACGCCGTGCGCGCGCGGCAGCAGGCCCTCTACGCGCTGGACCGCGAGGGCGGCCTCCGCACGGCGCACGCGAACGAGTCGATCCGCCGGCTCTACGACGAGTACCTTGGCGCCCCCCTGGGCGAGCTCAGCCACCGTTACCTGCACACGCACTACGCGCCGCGCGAGGTCGTGCGATGA
- the nuoE gene encoding NADH-quinone oxidoreductase subunit NuoE yields the protein MSLQQLTVDEGNAAHITAVLERWPGAQRDALIPILQEVQEACGYLPREAMLRISRHLEVPASKVFGVATFYNQFRFQAPGRHRIQVCRGTACHVKGSAAVLEALCRHLKVKAGQTTQDGMFSLEVVACIGACGLAPVIAVDGEFHAGVAPDAVAAIVDSYREPEALHA from the coding sequence ATGAGCCTGCAACAATTGACGGTCGACGAGGGCAACGCGGCGCACATCACTGCCGTGCTGGAGCGGTGGCCGGGGGCGCAGCGCGATGCGCTGATTCCCATCCTGCAGGAAGTGCAGGAGGCGTGCGGGTACCTGCCGCGCGAAGCGATGCTGCGCATCAGCCGGCATCTCGAGGTTCCGGCGAGCAAGGTCTTCGGCGTGGCCACGTTCTACAACCAGTTCCGCTTCCAGGCGCCGGGGCGCCATCGCATCCAGGTGTGTCGCGGCACGGCATGCCATGTGAAGGGTTCGGCGGCGGTGCTCGAGGCGCTGTGCCGGCACCTGAAGGTGAAGGCGGGGCAGACGACGCAGGACGGGATGTTCAGCCTCGAGGTGGTGGCCTGTATCGGGGCCTGCGGGCTGGCGCCGGTGATTGCCGTCGACGGCGAGTTCCACGCCGGGGTGGCGCCCGACGCGGTGGCGGCGATCGTCGATTCCTATCGCGAACCGGAGGCCCTCCATGCCTGA